The following are encoded in a window of Thermococcus alcaliphilus genomic DNA:
- a CDS encoding TIGR01177 family methyltransferase: MLYVEILGNLPEMAQGEVRALLEMASPEFRIIERDYLFLALKGDKKAFPFLNRLGLAHEYGELLFSAKSLEELYSKAENVKWENYIRGTFKVDRETMVNCSHLVENVERKLGAIISKRGFKVNLSSPETLIRVYCGKKLWVGIRERFFKAKSFNERKADQRPFYKPIALPPRVARAMVNLARAKKEVLDPFMGTGGILIEAGLMGLKVYGVDLRRDMVEGAKRNLEHYGVKNYVLKQGDATKLRELFPDKTFETVATDPPYGSSATLGGRKREELYEKALSSIYEVLDGYLSIAFPAQFNAERVAEKIGFEVLEKYYQRVHSSLDRYFYVMRT; this comes from the coding sequence AGATGGCTCAAGGTGAAGTTAGGGCGTTGCTAGAAATGGCTAGTCCAGAGTTTAGGATCATAGAAAGAGATTACCTTTTTCTTGCCCTTAAAGGGGATAAAAAGGCGTTTCCCTTCCTCAACAGACTTGGCTTAGCACATGAATACGGCGAGCTTTTGTTCTCTGCTAAAAGCTTAGAGGAGCTGTATTCAAAAGCAGAAAATGTCAAATGGGAAAACTACATCAGGGGAACTTTTAAAGTAGATAGAGAGACAATGGTAAACTGTTCCCATTTAGTAGAGAACGTTGAGAGGAAATTGGGGGCAATAATATCAAAAAGAGGGTTCAAAGTTAACCTAAGCTCTCCCGAAACATTAATCAGAGTTTACTGTGGGAAAAAGCTTTGGGTTGGGATTAGAGAGAGATTTTTTAAAGCAAAGTCGTTTAATGAACGAAAAGCTGATCAAAGGCCGTTTTACAAACCTATAGCTTTGCCTCCAAGAGTAGCAAGAGCAATGGTTAATCTGGCAAGGGCAAAAAAAGAAGTTCTTGATCCTTTTATGGGCACTGGTGGAATCCTTATCGAAGCGGGTCTTATGGGTCTAAAAGTCTATGGAGTTGATCTGAGGAGAGACATGGTTGAAGGCGCTAAAAGGAATCTGGAACATTATGGAGTCAAAAACTACGTTTTAAAGCAAGGAGACGCTACGAAACTTAGAGAGCTCTTTCCTGATAAAACTTTTGAGACCGTTGCGACAGATCCACCCTATGGGAGCTCTGCCACTCTCGGTGGGAGAAAAAGAGAGGAACTGTATGAAAAAGCCTTATCAAGCATATATGAGGTTCTTGACGGCTACTTAAGCATAGCGTTTCCTGCTCAGTTTAATGCAGAGAGAGTAGCTGAGAAAATTGGGTTTGAAGTTTTGGAAAAATACTACCAGAGAGTTCACTCTTCTCTGGATAGATATTTTTACGTTATGCGCACCTGA
- the cytX gene encoding putative hydroxymethylpyrimidine transporter CytX: MEGYDIRPVEKSKRTFTLLTIFAIWFGAGISIAEFWAGALLTPALSLGMAILVIIIGHVLGNTVMGLIALEGEETGLPTMVLSRTPLGIKGSILPSVLNYLQLIGWTAIMLIVGANAMNAVSKVFGFESYALWVILLGILVTGWTYIGPKNWEKLEKMAALLLLALSLWLTYVTLKRFSLEELLSKPGTGEIGIMLALDLVIAMPLSWAPLIADYSRFAKDKSSAFWGTYLGYFISSSLFYFVGALTNMAIGEGDPIGIIAAYGIGIPAMLIVIFSTVTTTFLDVYSAAITYKNISPKADAKKQVLLVGFLGTLLALVFPMEQYESFLLLIGGAFVSLAAIMVTDYFLVRKTYVPEELLDENGPFAGYNLKAIIIWAIGFAFYMGLAVEGLFGLHIPVLSELGFRLGSSIPTFLLVSALYYLFGR; this comes from the coding sequence ATGGAAGGGTACGATATAAGACCTGTAGAGAAGAGTAAAAGGACGTTTACCCTCTTGACGATCTTTGCAATATGGTTCGGAGCAGGAATAAGCATTGCAGAATTCTGGGCAGGGGCATTGCTAACTCCAGCACTTTCACTTGGCATGGCGATACTGGTAATAATCATCGGACACGTTCTTGGAAATACAGTAATGGGCCTAATAGCTCTCGAAGGTGAGGAAACAGGGCTGCCAACTATGGTGCTCTCAAGAACCCCCTTGGGGATTAAAGGTTCGATTCTACCATCGGTCTTGAACTACCTCCAGCTTATAGGGTGGACGGCAATAATGCTCATAGTTGGAGCAAACGCAATGAACGCAGTGTCAAAAGTCTTCGGTTTTGAAAGCTATGCCCTCTGGGTAATCCTCTTAGGCATCCTCGTTACTGGATGGACGTATATAGGGCCAAAGAACTGGGAAAAGCTTGAAAAAATGGCAGCCTTGCTTTTACTTGCATTAAGCCTGTGGCTCACATACGTTACACTCAAGAGATTTTCTCTAGAGGAGCTCCTTTCCAAACCCGGAACTGGAGAAATAGGCATTATGCTTGCCCTAGATCTGGTAATAGCGATGCCCCTTTCATGGGCACCGTTAATAGCGGATTACTCAAGGTTTGCCAAGGATAAAAGCTCGGCCTTCTGGGGGACATATTTAGGTTACTTCATATCCTCAAGCCTGTTTTACTTTGTTGGAGCACTAACCAACATGGCAATTGGTGAAGGAGATCCAATCGGAATCATAGCAGCTTACGGCATTGGAATTCCAGCTATGCTGATAGTCATCTTCTCTACGGTCACCACAACATTCCTCGACGTCTATTCAGCGGCAATAACCTACAAGAACATCTCACCTAAAGCAGATGCAAAGAAACAGGTACTCTTAGTTGGTTTCCTTGGAACTCTATTAGCCCTTGTTTTCCCAATGGAACAGTATGAAAGTTTTCTACTACTTATAGGCGGGGCATTTGTGTCTTTAGCGGCAATAATGGTAACTGACTACTTCCTTGTAAGGAAAACCTATGTCCCAGAGGAACTGCTTGATGAAAACGGTCCATTTGCTGGATACAACTTAAAGGCAATAATAATCTGGGCGATAGGGTTTGCGTTCTACATGGGTTTGGCTGTAGAAGGTCTCTTTGGACTCCACATTCCAGTTTTAAGTGAACTCGGCTTCAGACTTGGCTCTAGTATCCCAACATTCCTCCTTGTAAGTGCTTTGTATTATTTGTTTGGGAGGTGA
- the thiM gene encoding hydroxyethylthiazole kinase yields MEWISKDLEKLREKKPLVHNITNYVVMNTTANALLAIGASPVMAHAIEELEEMIALADALVINIGTLDEHKIYSMFKAVEIAKELKKPVILDPVGAGATKLRTKTSLKLLEVGDISVVRGNFGEIAALLGEHGKTRGVDSAVYDKEAAKDLAEKAAEEFNTVTAVTGAVDYVSDGKRTYAIENGTPMLGRVTGTGCMATAIIGAFLAVEEPLKASIAGLTTFEIAAEKAFEESPYPGSFHMKLYDWLYRIDGALIKERAKVREIEP; encoded by the coding sequence ATGGAATGGATTAGTAAAGATTTGGAAAAGCTTAGAGAAAAGAAACCTTTAGTGCACAATATAACCAACTACGTCGTTATGAACACCACTGCAAACGCCCTCTTAGCTATAGGAGCATCTCCAGTAATGGCCCATGCAATAGAGGAACTTGAAGAGATGATAGCCCTAGCAGACGCGCTGGTTATAAACATTGGAACCCTCGATGAGCATAAGATATACTCAATGTTTAAAGCCGTTGAGATAGCCAAGGAGCTCAAAAAGCCTGTAATCCTTGATCCCGTTGGTGCCGGGGCAACAAAGCTGAGAACAAAGACCTCTCTAAAACTGTTGGAGGTAGGAGATATAAGCGTAGTCAGGGGCAACTTTGGGGAGATAGCAGCTCTTTTAGGTGAACACGGCAAAACTAGGGGTGTAGATTCAGCAGTTTATGATAAAGAAGCTGCAAAGGACTTAGCGGAGAAAGCGGCTGAAGAATTCAACACAGTGACAGCAGTCACTGGTGCTGTGGATTACGTAAGCGATGGCAAGAGAACTTACGCTATAGAAAACGGAACCCCCATGCTCGGAAGGGTGACGGGAACTGGATGCATGGCTACTGCGATAATAGGGGCGTTTTTAGCGGTTGAAGAACCCTTGAAAGCATCTATAGCAGGACTAACAACCTTTGAAATTGCCGCAGAGAAAGCCTTTGAAGAATCCCCGTATCCGGGAAGCTTTCACATGAAGCTCTACGACTGGCTCTACAGGATTGATGGAGCGCTCATAAAAGAGAGAGCTAAGGTGAGGGAAATTGAACCTTAG